In Debaryomyces hansenii CBS767 chromosome A complete sequence, a genomic segment contains:
- a CDS encoding DEHA2D15532p (similar to uniprot|P32623 Saccharomyces cerevisiae YEL040W UTR2 Putative glycosidase glycosylphosphatidylinositol (GPI)-anchored protein localized to the bud neck) — protein sequence MKLAIYQSWYLLSVIFSLLQFTLGDDDGVITCDKDNQCPKSAPCCSQYGQCGTGAFCLGGCDIRFSYSLDACMPMPRMSDFNTSFTSTKQLQKQNEYLGNSSETDWLYTGYIDTHDDALLLQMPNHTSGTVISSSKYLWYGKVSAKLKTSRDGGVITAFILFSDVQDEIDFEYVGYDLTHPQSNYYHQGILDYNNAKNSTASNTFNNYHTYTIDWQEDKIDWYVDDQKVRTLEKKDTKNETTGDYDYPQTPSRIQMSLWPGGASSNGLGTIEWAGGEINWDSTDIKKTGYYYAYLKDIEVTTYDLPDDVELDGDEDPDELHAFLFNSTDGNMENIFLTDKKTWLGNGDATGLDPDNDKKKSSKSSSKSKSKSGSKSSSTDSKGTSTSKTIAVPTDPKATIGNADDGAATYNPSGGVGGFIQSSKKTDDSSGSSSSSNASPVFNIATTLGVVSATMFGVISFFF from the coding sequence ATGAAATTAGctatttatcaaagttgGTACTTATTGCTGGTGATTTTTTCGCTTTTGCAGTTTACCCTTGGAGATGATGATGGTGTTATTACGTGTGATAAAGACAACCAGTGCCCTAAGTCGGCACCTTGTTGTTCGCAATATGGACAATGTGGAACCGGGGCTTTCTGTTTAGGGGGATGTGATATTAGATTTTCGTACAGTTTAGACGCATGTATGCCTATGCCACGTATGTCTGACTTTAATACATCATTCACGTCGACCAAACAGCTTCAGAAACAAAATGAGTACTTAGGAAACTCATCTGAAACCGATTGGCTTTATACGGGATATATTGACACACATGACGATGCGTTGTTGTTGCAAATGCCTAACCATACATCGGGTACTGTTATTTCATCGTCTAAGTACTTGTGGTACGGAAAAGTGTCTGCCAAGTTGAAAACTTCTCGTGACGGGGGTGTTATTACTGCTTTCATCTTGTTCTCTGATGTGcaagatgaaattgatttcgAATACGTTGGTTACGACTTGACTCATCCACAATCAAACTACTATCACCAGGGTATTTTAGATTATAACAATGCCAAAAACTCGACCGCTTCTAATactttcaataattatCACACCTATACTATCGACTGGCAAGAGGACAAGATCGACTGGTACGTCGACGACCAAAAGGTTCGTACATTAGAAAAGAAGGACACTAAGAATGAAACTACTGGTGATTATGATTATCCTCAGACTCCATCTCGTATTCAAATGTCGTTGTGGCCTGGTGGTGCCAGCTCGAACGGTCTCGGTACCATTGAATGGGCCGGTGGTGAAATCAACTGGGACTCCACCGACATTAAGAAGACTGGATACTACTATGCTTACTTGAAGGATATCGAAGTCACAACTTATGATTTGCCTGATGACGTTGAGCTCGACGGCGATGAAGATCCCGATGAATTGCATGCTTTCCTCTTCAACTCTACCGACGGAAACATGGAAAACATCTTCTTGACCGACAAGAAAACCTGGTTAGGAAACGGTGACGCGACCGGTCTCGATCCCGATAACGACAAAAAGAAGAGTTCCAAGTCGAGCTCGAAGtccaaatccaaatcagGCTCTAAGAGTTCTTCTACTGACTCTAAGGGTACTTCTACCTCCAAAACCATAGCTGTTCCTACCGATCCAAAGGCCACTATTGGAAATGCCGACGACGGTGCTGCTACCTACAACCCTAGCGGAGGTGTTGGTGGGTTTATCCAAAGCTCAAAGAAGACAGATGATTCATCTGgatcttcttcaagttcTAATGCCTCCCCAGTCTTTAATATTGCCACTACCTTAGGTGTGGTTTCTGCCACCATGTTTGGTGTCATCTCCTTTTTCTTCTAG